The proteins below come from a single Kitasatospora sp. NBC_00315 genomic window:
- the rhaI gene encoding L-rhamnose isomerase has translation MSEPSAVKDALRNQRIETPSWGYGNSGTRFKVFAQPGVPRDPYEKLADAAQVHTATGVAPKVSLHIPWDRVEDYGKLAAHAGSLGLELGAINANVFQDDDYKLGSVTNPDPRVRRKAVDHLLECVDIMDATGSRDLKLWFSDGTNYPGQDDIAARQDRLAQALGEVYARLGDDRRILLEYKLFEPAFYTMDVPDWGTAFAHCLRLGPKAQVVVDTGHHAPGTNIEFIVAFLLREGKLGGFDFNSRFYADDDLMAGAADPFQLFRIMHEVVRNGGLDEQAGVAFMLDQCHNIEAKIPAVIRSVMNVQEATAKALLVDADALGAAQRGGDVLAANAVLMDAFSTDVRPLLAEVREEMGLRTDPVAAYRATGWAEKTAAERVGGEQAGWGA, from the coding sequence GTGTCCGAGCCGTCGGCAGTGAAGGATGCGCTGAGGAACCAGCGCATCGAGACCCCCTCATGGGGCTACGGAAACTCGGGAACGCGGTTCAAGGTGTTCGCCCAGCCGGGCGTGCCGCGCGACCCGTACGAGAAGCTCGCGGACGCCGCCCAGGTGCATACCGCCACCGGCGTCGCCCCCAAGGTCTCGCTGCACATCCCCTGGGACCGCGTCGAGGACTACGGCAAGCTCGCCGCCCACGCCGGGAGCCTCGGGCTGGAGCTCGGCGCGATCAACGCCAACGTCTTCCAGGACGACGACTACAAGCTCGGCTCGGTCACCAACCCCGACCCGCGGGTGCGGCGCAAGGCCGTCGACCACCTGCTGGAGTGCGTCGACATCATGGACGCCACCGGCTCGCGCGACCTGAAGCTGTGGTTCTCCGACGGCACCAACTACCCCGGCCAGGACGACATCGCCGCCCGCCAGGACCGCCTGGCCCAGGCGCTCGGCGAGGTGTACGCACGGCTCGGCGACGACCGGCGGATCCTGCTGGAGTACAAGCTCTTCGAGCCCGCCTTCTACACGATGGACGTCCCTGACTGGGGCACCGCCTTCGCCCACTGCCTCCGGCTCGGGCCGAAGGCCCAGGTCGTCGTCGACACCGGGCACCACGCGCCGGGCACCAACATCGAGTTCATCGTCGCGTTCCTGCTCCGCGAGGGGAAGCTCGGCGGCTTCGACTTCAACTCCCGCTTCTACGCCGACGACGACCTCATGGCCGGCGCGGCCGATCCGTTCCAGCTGTTCCGGATCATGCACGAGGTCGTCAGGAACGGCGGCCTGGACGAGCAGGCCGGCGTCGCGTTCATGCTCGACCAGTGCCACAACATCGAGGCGAAGATCCCGGCCGTCATCCGCTCGGTGATGAACGTCCAGGAGGCCACCGCCAAGGCCCTGCTGGTCGACGCGGACGCGCTGGGCGCCGCCCAACGCGGCGGCGACGTGCTGGCGGCGAACGCCGTTCTCATGGACGCCTTCAGTACGGACGTCCGCCCCCTGCTGGCCGAGGTCCGCGAGGAGATGGGCCTGCGTACCGACCCCGTCGCCGCCTACCGGGCCACCGGCTGGGCCGAGAAGACCGCCGCCGAACGCGTCGGCGGCGAACAGGCCGGCTGGGGAGCCTGA
- a CDS encoding LacI family DNA-binding transcriptional regulator encodes MAGTAGIKDVARLAGVSVGTVSNVINRPDMVGEDTRRRVRSAIDQLGYVRSESARQLRAGRSRIMGLLVLDLGNPFFVSVARGAEQAARAAGLGVMVCNSAQNPADEADYLSLFAEQRVRGVLLTPTDSTAAATAVLRRNNVPFVLVDRVLPGTDACSVAVDDITGGAMAARHLLESGHHLIAYVGGGHPLQQVRDRREGALGAVALAGYGRESLVDVRVDRLDVEAGRDAGARLLGLTPRPTAVFCANDLLALGVLQTAYAAGLRVPEDLAIVGYDDIEFASAAAVPLTSVRQPAEAMGRTAAELLLEETGEDASGHRHQQILFQPEIVVRRSSLRGA; translated from the coding sequence ATGGCTGGTACGGCTGGCATCAAGGACGTGGCGCGACTGGCCGGGGTGTCCGTCGGCACGGTGTCGAACGTGATCAACCGCCCGGACATGGTCGGGGAGGACACCCGTCGCCGCGTCCGGAGCGCCATCGACCAGCTCGGCTACGTCCGCAGCGAATCCGCCCGCCAGCTCAGAGCCGGCCGCAGCCGGATCATGGGACTGCTGGTCCTCGACCTGGGCAACCCCTTCTTCGTCTCGGTGGCCAGGGGGGCGGAACAGGCCGCCCGCGCGGCGGGGCTGGGCGTGATGGTCTGCAACAGCGCCCAGAACCCCGCCGACGAGGCCGACTACCTGTCGCTCTTCGCCGAACAGCGGGTGCGCGGCGTACTCCTCACTCCGACGGACTCCACGGCGGCGGCCACCGCGGTGCTGCGCCGCAACAACGTCCCGTTCGTCCTCGTGGACCGCGTCCTGCCGGGCACCGACGCCTGCTCGGTGGCGGTGGACGACATCACGGGCGGCGCGATGGCCGCCCGGCACCTGCTGGAGAGTGGACACCACCTGATCGCCTATGTGGGAGGCGGCCATCCACTGCAGCAGGTGCGCGACAGGCGCGAAGGAGCCCTGGGAGCGGTGGCTCTGGCGGGGTACGGGCGGGAGTCCCTGGTGGACGTCCGGGTCGACCGACTCGATGTGGAAGCGGGCCGGGACGCCGGCGCGCGCCTCCTCGGCCTGACGCCCAGGCCGACCGCCGTGTTCTGTGCCAACGACCTGCTGGCCCTGGGAGTCCTGCAGACGGCCTACGCCGCCGGCCTGCGGGTACCCGAGGATCTCGCGATCGTCGGGTACGACGACATCGAGTTCGCCTCGGCGGCCGCGGTGCCACTGACATCGGTGCGCCAGCCGGCGGAGGCGATGGGCCGGACCGCGGCCGAGCTCCTGCTGGAGGAGACCGGTGAGGACGCGTCCGGACACCGGCACCAGCAGATCCTGTTCCAGCCCGAGATCGTGGTCCGGCGCTCCAGTCTCCGGGGCGCGTGA
- a CDS encoding LacI family DNA-binding transcriptional regulator encodes MAQHAGVSTAAVSKVLRNAYGVSAAMQERVRAAMAELDYRPHAAARGMRGRTYTIGVLLDNMRNTFFADIIDGIQEQLRDGDYTVMIGAAGFGAEGQGRTVRAMVDRQMDGLILIAPGTPRTEVLATAETTPTVIIGHHDASAVHDSVVDADELGAGLVVDHLVSLGHSRIALLAAPGTRASRWKRTPEIVLTGGYREAMERHGLADRAQVIPTDYSDEGGYRAGLQLLGGPNPPTAVMAGADVAALGVYRAVHELGLDIPGDVSLVGYNNTAVAALAPVQLTSVDQAGHTMGSTAARMLLERVEGHRTRAVQTSMTPRLVVRRSTAAPKAG; translated from the coding sequence GTGGCCCAGCACGCCGGCGTGTCCACGGCAGCTGTGTCCAAGGTCCTGCGCAACGCCTACGGGGTGAGTGCCGCCATGCAGGAGCGGGTCCGCGCCGCGATGGCCGAGCTGGACTACCGTCCGCATGCGGCGGCGCGTGGGATGCGCGGTCGGACCTACACGATAGGCGTCCTGCTGGACAACATGCGCAACACCTTCTTCGCCGACATCATCGACGGCATCCAGGAACAGCTCCGCGACGGCGACTACACCGTCATGATCGGAGCCGCGGGCTTCGGTGCCGAGGGCCAGGGCCGCACCGTGCGGGCGATGGTGGACCGCCAGATGGACGGGCTGATCCTGATCGCTCCCGGGACGCCGCGCACCGAGGTCCTGGCCACCGCCGAGACGACGCCGACCGTGATCATCGGCCACCATGACGCCTCCGCCGTCCACGACTCCGTGGTGGACGCCGACGAGCTGGGGGCCGGCCTGGTGGTGGACCACCTCGTGTCGCTCGGGCACAGCAGGATCGCCCTGCTCGCGGCCCCCGGCACCAGGGCGAGCCGGTGGAAGCGCACCCCGGAGATCGTCCTGACCGGCGGCTACCGGGAGGCTATGGAGCGGCATGGACTGGCGGACCGCGCCCAGGTGATCCCCACGGACTACTCCGACGAGGGCGGCTACCGCGCCGGCCTCCAGCTGCTGGGCGGTCCCAACCCTCCGACGGCCGTCATGGCCGGCGCCGACGTGGCCGCGCTCGGTGTCTACCGGGCGGTCCACGAGCTGGGACTGGACATCCCCGGGGACGTGTCGCTGGTCGGGTACAACAACACCGCCGTCGCCGCTCTCGCTCCCGTCCAGCTGACCAGCGTCGACCAGGCCGGGCACACCATGGGGTCAACCGCCGCCCGGATGCTCCTGGAACGGGTCGAAGGTCACCGGACCCGGGCCGTGCAGACGTCCATGACTCCCCGCCTCGTCGTCCGCCGTAGTACGGCGGCGCCGAAGGCGGGCTGA